One Maribacter cobaltidurans genomic window carries:
- a CDS encoding RagB/SusD family nutrient uptake outer membrane protein, producing MNNLKKVTLGALSLLMVGVSCSDEFLDVAPTGSLSEAQVGTKNGIEGLLIGTYAALNGVFGNRFEGPNHWATGSIMGGDANKGTDSGDYATLNPIQRYETDPTSDDLRQLWRGRYEGVSRANKVLAAVANSTELTAADAARIAGEARLLRGHFYFDLKKHFNSIPVFDETVLAADIPSIPNTPDVWGFIEADFQFAFDNLPAENGPGRVNKWAAGAYMGKAKLFQQKFGEAITWFDDVIENGVTSNGLKYALLDDYAQIYNAENDNHAEAVMDVESANETGNVQNANAFDDLNYPYNTGPDGPGNCCGFFQPSMALANSFRTGADGLPLLDGSYNDPANEVDNIYRHVFTNGNDESTFVEDPNPLDPRIDHSIGRKGIPYLDWIEHPGSAWIRSFAYAGPYSPKKYIYYRSQENSFTDGSSWTRGYATMNYTIIRFADVLLMAAEAEVEAGSLDKALDYVNRVRARAANSEHWVKEYDSGENAANYVISEYTSFPNQDFARRAVRFERKLELSGEGHRFFDLVRWGVAAEELNAYLDYESQYLVTKFGGARFTPNKNEYYPIPQSQIDIQGSDVLTQNNGYN from the coding sequence ATGAACAATTTAAAAAAGGTCACACTTGGAGCCCTTTCCTTACTTATGGTAGGTGTTTCCTGTAGTGATGAATTCTTGGATGTAGCTCCGACTGGATCACTATCCGAAGCCCAAGTAGGGACCAAAAATGGAATTGAAGGACTTCTAATTGGTACCTATGCCGCGTTAAATGGGGTATTTGGAAATCGATTTGAAGGACCGAATCATTGGGCCACCGGTTCCATTATGGGCGGAGACGCCAACAAAGGAACCGATTCGGGTGATTATGCGACACTAAACCCCATTCAACGTTACGAAACGGATCCGACAAGTGATGATTTACGTCAACTATGGAGAGGTCGCTATGAAGGTGTTAGCCGAGCAAATAAAGTGCTAGCAGCTGTTGCCAATTCAACTGAATTGACCGCCGCAGATGCTGCCCGAATTGCTGGTGAAGCAAGGTTATTAAGAGGTCATTTCTACTTTGATTTGAAAAAGCACTTTAACAGTATCCCTGTTTTTGATGAAACCGTTTTGGCTGCTGATATTCCTAGTATTCCTAATACGCCAGATGTTTGGGGGTTTATCGAAGCTGATTTCCAATTCGCTTTTGACAACCTTCCTGCTGAAAACGGGCCGGGAAGGGTTAATAAGTGGGCTGCTGGCGCCTATATGGGTAAAGCAAAATTGTTTCAACAAAAATTTGGCGAGGCGATTACCTGGTTTGACGACGTTATTGAAAATGGTGTGACTTCCAATGGCTTAAAATATGCATTATTGGATGACTATGCACAAATTTACAATGCAGAAAATGACAACCATGCAGAGGCCGTTATGGATGTAGAATCTGCAAATGAAACGGGTAATGTACAAAATGCGAATGCCTTTGACGATTTGAACTATCCCTACAATACAGGACCTGATGGACCAGGTAACTGTTGTGGCTTCTTCCAGCCTAGTATGGCATTGGCCAATTCCTTTAGAACGGGTGCTGACGGTTTACCATTATTGGATGGTTCTTATAACGATCCAGCTAACGAAGTGGATAATATTTACAGACATGTCTTTACAAATGGTAACGATGAATCCACTTTTGTAGAAGACCCAAATCCGTTGGATCCACGAATCGACCACTCCATTGGCAGAAAAGGAATTCCTTACTTGGATTGGATCGAGCATCCTGGTTCTGCCTGGATACGTAGCTTTGCTTATGCTGGACCATATTCTCCAAAAAAATACATCTATTACAGAAGCCAGGAAAACAGCTTTACGGATGGTAGCTCTTGGACGAGAGGCTATGCTACCATGAACTATACGATTATCCGTTTTGCGGACGTACTATTAATGGCGGCCGAAGCAGAAGTAGAGGCAGGCTCCTTGGACAAGGCATTGGATTATGTAAATAGAGTAAGGGCAAGAGCGGCTAATTCTGAACATTGGGTTAAAGAGTACGATTCCGGTGAAAATGCAGCCAATTATGTGATATCTGAATACACATCCTTCCCAAATCAAGATTTTGCGAGAAGGGCGGTTCGTTTTGAGCGTAAATTGGAGCTATCCGGTGAAGGTCACCGCTTCTTTGACCTAGTTCGTTGGGGTGTAGCCGCAGAGGAATTAAATGCCTATTTGGATTACGAATCTCAATATTTGGTGACCAAATTTGGTGGAGCAAGGTTTACCCCTAATAAGAATGAGTATTATCCAATACCTCAATCTCAAATTGATATTCAGGGTTCAGATGTTTTAACCCAAAATAATGGTTATAACTAA
- a CDS encoding VCBS repeat-containing protein: MRKSIYLILLIGLISISCQKEKEKLFTLIPYESSGIDFNNRIVETDSFNILTSEYIFNGGGVAIGDFNNDDKPDIFFSGNQVSNKLYLNEGNFKFKDISKEANIEGSDKWSTGIALVDINMDNFLDIYVCAAMLESDVEKANMLYVNQGPNEDGIPTFKEMAQEYGIADSNNSMGATFFDYDKDGLLDLYVLNNVDIHVLPSNYRDKITDGSALSNDKLYHNNGDGTFTDVSQQAGITIEGYGLGLAIADVNYDNWPDIYVSNDYLTNDLLYINNQDGTFTNKISDFVKHQSKFSMGNDISDYNNDGYLDIITLDMLGETNQRLKTTIASNNYTNYVLNDRYNYEYQYSRNMLQKGNGNGVPFSEVGLMSGVSKTDWSWSPLFADMNNDGHKDLLITNGFPRDITDLDFGDFNFNVSRYLGPGKILDSIPTIKIPNYVYVNNGTGKFEDKGEDWGLNIPSFSNGAAFADLDNDGDLDYVVNNIDDPAFVFRNNLKTNNAYLRLNLKNSNTYGIGAKVVVRFADDTFQYHENYLYRGYMSSLDGIVHFGLGEKTEIKSVEVLWPNGDYRKLESVMPNQTLVLNQSDASPIDMDMLEFPFKPKMEEKVYAEVSKKYGIDYEHKELDVVDFNIQRILPHKLTQNGPCLASGDMNGDGTEDFIIGSSARYSPVLFFQDTNGKFIQRELFSEEEDKKYEEEGIALFDLENDGDLDIYFVSGSNEFTPDDSYYLDRLLINDGNGNFTLVPDKLPEIRKSGSVVIAKDFDGDGYVDLFVGGRTPFAKYPIAEKSFLLKNENGTLVDVTDSMAPKLREIGMVTDATWADIDGDGLDDLVVVGEFMPITVFKNNGAALTKLEETGIDNILGFWESILAHDFDNDGDLDFIVGNLGANNFYQPSPERPTKLVSKDFDNNGTVDPVMFTYLKYSFDSPEYRAFPIKFWGDLNGQSPLFRSKYNTYKSFANADINTLFTENELEGALTLTGNYDRSIFLENLGNGTFKFKELPWEAQMAPIKSIAVTDYNNDGNDDVLLVGNDYGNEVFIGKYDASNGVLLEGDGKGNFTVVDIQKSGFITQGDTKDITIVKNTNGENPYIIVSQNRGPLKVFLKNE, encoded by the coding sequence ATGAGAAAATCTATTTATCTAATATTACTAATTGGTCTTATCTCCATTTCATGTCAAAAGGAGAAAGAAAAACTCTTCACTCTAATACCCTATGAAAGTTCTGGTATCGATTTCAACAATAGAATTGTTGAAACGGATAGCTTCAATATTTTAACCAGTGAGTATATTTTTAATGGTGGGGGTGTCGCCATTGGCGATTTTAACAATGATGATAAACCGGATATATTTTTCTCGGGGAACCAAGTTTCAAATAAGCTTTACCTAAATGAGGGGAACTTTAAATTCAAGGATATTTCCAAAGAGGCCAATATTGAAGGAAGCGATAAATGGAGTACTGGAATTGCACTGGTAGATATCAATATGGACAATTTCCTTGATATCTATGTATGTGCCGCTATGTTGGAATCTGACGTTGAAAAAGCAAATATGTTATATGTCAACCAAGGTCCAAATGAAGATGGTATTCCTACTTTCAAAGAAATGGCACAAGAATATGGTATCGCAGATAGTAATAACAGCATGGGGGCTACCTTTTTTGATTATGATAAGGATGGCTTATTAGATTTATATGTATTAAACAATGTAGATATTCATGTCCTTCCTTCCAATTATAGGGACAAAATAACGGACGGGTCCGCCCTAAGCAATGACAAACTCTACCATAATAATGGGGATGGTACCTTTACAGACGTTTCTCAGCAAGCCGGGATTACCATTGAAGGTTATGGGCTTGGGCTCGCCATTGCAGATGTAAATTATGATAATTGGCCAGACATATATGTAAGTAACGATTACCTTACCAATGATCTCTTATATATTAATAATCAAGATGGTACTTTTACCAATAAAATATCTGATTTTGTAAAGCACCAAAGCAAATTTTCCATGGGAAATGATATTTCCGATTATAACAATGATGGTTATTTGGATATTATTACCTTGGATATGTTGGGAGAAACCAACCAAAGATTGAAAACAACCATTGCCAGTAATAATTATACTAATTATGTTCTGAACGACAGATATAATTATGAATATCAGTACTCAAGGAATATGTTACAAAAAGGTAATGGAAACGGTGTACCTTTTAGTGAGGTTGGCTTAATGTCCGGAGTTTCAAAAACAGACTGGAGTTGGTCCCCGTTATTTGCGGACATGAACAATGATGGTCATAAGGACTTGTTAATTACCAATGGCTTTCCGCGGGATATAACCGATTTAGATTTTGGCGATTTCAATTTCAATGTAAGTAGATATCTAGGTCCAGGCAAAATATTGGATTCCATACCTACAATTAAGATTCCAAATTATGTTTATGTGAATAACGGTACCGGCAAGTTCGAAGATAAAGGAGAGGATTGGGGCCTAAACATTCCTTCATTTTCAAATGGAGCGGCATTTGCAGATTTGGATAATGACGGTGATTTGGACTATGTAGTAAATAATATAGACGATCCGGCGTTTGTCTTTAGAAATAATTTAAAAACAAACAATGCCTATTTGAGACTAAATCTCAAGAATTCAAACACCTACGGCATAGGAGCAAAAGTGGTGGTTAGGTTTGCAGACGATACTTTTCAATACCACGAAAACTATCTTTATCGGGGGTACATGTCTTCCCTAGATGGTATTGTTCACTTTGGACTTGGTGAGAAAACCGAAATCAAATCGGTCGAAGTATTATGGCCCAATGGTGATTATCGAAAATTAGAAAGTGTCATGCCAAATCAAACTTTGGTTTTAAATCAAAGTGACGCCTCCCCAATTGACATGGACATGCTTGAATTTCCGTTCAAACCAAAAATGGAAGAAAAGGTATATGCAGAGGTATCCAAAAAATATGGAATTGATTATGAGCATAAGGAACTGGATGTTGTAGATTTCAACATTCAAAGGATATTACCACATAAACTTACACAAAATGGACCATGTTTGGCTTCGGGCGATATGAATGGTGATGGTACGGAAGATTTTATCATTGGTAGTTCGGCCAGATATTCTCCTGTTTTGTTCTTTCAAGATACCAATGGGAAATTCATACAAAGGGAACTCTTCTCTGAAGAAGAGGACAAAAAGTATGAGGAAGAAGGTATTGCACTTTTTGACCTTGAAAACGACGGCGACTTGGATATTTATTTTGTATCCGGAAGCAATGAATTCACACCAGACGATAGCTACTATTTGGATAGATTGTTAATCAACGATGGCAACGGTAATTTTACATTGGTACCAGACAAATTACCCGAAATCAGGAAGAGTGGTTCTGTAGTAATCGCCAAGGATTTTGATGGTGATGGATACGTTGACCTATTTGTGGGCGGTAGAACGCCTTTCGCAAAATATCCTATTGCGGAAAAAAGCTTTCTCCTTAAAAACGAAAATGGAACCTTAGTGGATGTAACGGATTCAATGGCACCGAAATTGAGAGAAATTGGCATGGTGACCGATGCTACTTGGGCAGATATCGATGGGGACGGCCTGGATGACCTGGTTGTGGTTGGGGAATTTATGCCCATTACCGTTTTCAAGAATAATGGGGCAGCCCTAACAAAGTTGGAAGAAACTGGAATCGATAATATTTTAGGGTTTTGGGAAAGCATATTGGCCCACGATTTTGACAATGATGGGGATTTGGATTTTATCGTGGGTAATTTAGGAGCGAACAATTTTTATCAGCCATCTCCTGAACGGCCAACCAAATTGGTATCAAAGGATTTCGACAATAACGGTACCGTAGACCCCGTCATGTTTACTTACCTCAAATATAGTTTTGACAGCCCAGAATACAGGGCTTTTCCTATAAAGTTCTGGGGTGATTTAAATGGGCAAAGTCCTTTGTTCCGATCAAAATACAATACATACAAAAGCTTTGCCAATGCAGATATTAATACCTTGTTTACTGAAAATGAATTGGAAGGGGCCCTTACTTTGACAGGAAATTATGATAGAAGTATTTTCTTGGAAAATTTGGGTAATGGTACATTCAAGTTCAAAGAATTACCGTGGGAAGCCCAAATGGCCCCCATCAAAAGTATTGCTGTAACCGATTATAACAATGATGGAAATGATGACGTATTGCTAGTAGGAAATGATTATGGCAATGAAGTTTTTATTGGAAAGTACGATGCATCGAACGGGGTT